CGAGGCGCTCGGCCCGCTGGGCGAGACCGAGCGCCAGGAGGAAGTCGGCTTGGGTCACCGGCCCGTGCACCACGGCGCCCTCGCCCGCGGCGGCGCGGGCCAGAGCCGCGAAATCCACCTGCGCAGTCAGGTCGGTCTCGCCCGGGGCTTCCAAGGGATCGGCGAAGCGGTGGCGCGCCACGGCCTGGAGCGTGTCGGCGGTACCGCCGTAGAGGTCGCCGTAATCGATCGCGAGCAGTGCGCCGCCCTCGCGGGCGAGGCGGCGGCCGAGCTGGCGTGTGAGGTCGAGGGCGACGGCCGGCAGGGTCAGGATCGCCCCGGGCGCCGCGTCACGGGTGATCTCCGGTGTCGGGTCCGGGCTCAACCCGAAGGCGAGGGCGTCGCCGTGGAGGCCGACCCGGCGTTCGCACCAGCCGCGCTCGGTGCGCTGGTACTGGCGCACCGGCAGGGCGTCGAAGAACTCGTTGGCGAGGATAATCGCAGGGCCGCCCGGCAGGGTGTCGATGGCGTCGTGCCAGGAAGGGCTCGCATTGGCGAGCGCCTGCTTCTGCGCAGCGCGCAACGTGGGGCTGGTCTCGACGAGGTGGAGGTCGGCGGCCGCCAGGCAATCGGGCGCCGCGGCCTTCAGCGCGCGCAGCGCGTCCGCCATCAGCGTGCCGCGTCCGGGGCCGAGCTCGACCAGGCGGAACGGCGCCGGGTGCCCGAGCCCGTGCCAGACCTCCGCCGTCCATAAACCCAGGAGTTCGCCGAAGATCTGGCTGATCTCCGGCGCCGTGGTGAAGTCGCCGGCCGCGCCCAGCGGATCGCGGGTGCGGTAGTAGCCGTGCACCGGGTGGCCGAGGCAGAGCGCCATGTAGCGCTCGATGGTGATCGGCCCCTCGACGGCGATCAGGCGGCGCAATTCGCCGAGCAGCGGCGTCTCGCTCACGCGGACTTCACTTCCGGCGACTCGGTTTCGGCTCCCGATTCGGCCTCGAGCCGGGCCCGCGGCCGGGTGTCTCCGCGCCAGGCCCGCACGATGAACACCGCACCGACGATCAGCATCGGCACGCAGAGCAGCATCCCCATGGTGATGCCGCCGCCGAGCGCCCCGACATGGGTGCCGAACAGGAAGCCGAGCTGCGGGTCCGGCTCGCGGAAGAACTCGCAGGCGGTGCGGGCGATGGCGTAGCCGACGACGAACAGGCCGCCCAGCAGCCCGGGGCGGCGGAAGCCGAAGCGCCGGACCGCGAGCGCCATCAGGATGAACAGGACCAGCCCCTCGGCGACGGCCTCGTAGAGCTGGCTCGGATGCCGCGGTAGCGGCCCGCCATTGGGGAACACGATGGCGTACGGAAAGTCCGGCGCCGGCCGGCCCCACAACTCGCCGTTCACGAAATTGGCGATGCGGCCGAAGAACAACCCGATCGGCACCACCACGGCGGCGAGGTCGAGCATGGCGTAGGCGTTGAGGCCGCGACGGCGGGCGAACAGCACCAGGGCCAGCACCGCGCCGAGGAAGCCGCCGTGGAACGACATGCCGCCGCGCCAGATCGCCAGGATCTCGGCCGGATGCGAGAGGTAGGCGGCGAGATTGTAGAACAGCACGTAGCCGATGCGCCCGCCGAGCACGACGCCGAGCGCCACCCAGACGATCAGGTCGTCGATATCGAGGGCCGTGGGCCGACGCACCGCGCCCCAGAGCGAGGGGGCCGCGACCAGGCGCTTGGCGTAGAACCAGCCGCCCACGAGGCCCACGATGTAGGCGAGGGCG
This is a stretch of genomic DNA from Methylobacterium sp. 17Sr1-1. It encodes these proteins:
- a CDS encoding SAM-dependent methyltransferase, which encodes MSETPLLGELRRLIAVEGPITIERYMALCLGHPVHGYYRTRDPLGAAGDFTTAPEISQIFGELLGLWTAEVWHGLGHPAPFRLVELGPGRGTLMADALRALKAAAPDCLAAADLHLVETSPTLRAAQKQALANASPSWHDAIDTLPGGPAIILANEFFDALPVRQYQRTERGWCERRVGLHGDALAFGLSPDPTPEITRDAAPGAILTLPAVALDLTRQLGRRLAREGGALLAIDYGDLYGGTADTLQAVARHRFADPLEAPGETDLTAQVDFAALARAAAGEGAVVHGPVTQADFLLALGLAQRAERLGARANPVQAAAVKAGADRLIDRTTRGMGSLFKVMGLAGPGQPPLPGI
- the lgt gene encoding prolipoprotein diacylglyceryl transferase, whose protein sequence is MPPLLALPFPAIDPVAVAIGPLQIKWYALAYIVGLVGGWFYAKRLVAAPSLWGAVRRPTALDIDDLIVWVALGVVLGGRIGYVLFYNLAAYLSHPAEILAIWRGGMSFHGGFLGAVLALVLFARRRGLNAYAMLDLAAVVVPIGLFFGRIANFVNGELWGRPAPDFPYAIVFPNGGPLPRHPSQLYEAVAEGLVLFILMALAVRRFGFRRPGLLGGLFVVGYAIARTACEFFREPDPQLGFLFGTHVGALGGGITMGMLLCVPMLIVGAVFIVRAWRGDTRPRARLEAESGAETESPEVKSA